DNA from Homo sapiens chromosome 1, GRCh38.p14 Primary Assembly:
attgACACAGAATTTACATACCATGAAATTCACCCTTTTGACGTGTACACTCAATAGTCCTTAGTAGGTTCACAGTTATACAATTATCACCACTAATTTCAGAATCTTTTAATCACTCCTCCAAACAACTCCATACTGACAAGTTGTTAATCCTCATTCCCCTGCCCCTAGACCCCTAGAAATCACTAGTCTACTTTCTGgttctataaatttgcctattctggacatttcatataaataatattatacaatatgtggtcctttgtatctggcttctttaacttagcataatattttaaatactgattTTTGTTGTAGCGTGTattagtatttcattccttttaattgccatatttatgtccatgagtacccaatgtttagcttccattcataagtgagaacatgtagtatttggttttatgttctcacattaatttgtttaggataatggcctccagcttcattcatgttgctgcaaaggacatgatttctttctttttcatggctaTGTAGctttccatgatgtatatgtaatTGTATGTATTCAattgtaactttttaatttacttgtaactttgtacccatttaattattatttaatcatAATTAAATTGTATTACTTGTATTGTATTATTATAATAcaattaattgtattatttaattataaataaaaattataattcattatatttatttaattgtaacttTATACCCgtttaactgtaactttgtacccactAACTAACCTctccccatccttccctccctcccctacaCACTCCCCAATCCCTGACAACCACTGTTCTACCCTCCACCTTCATGAAAGCAACTTTTTTAGCTCCAACATATGAaggagaacatacaatatttgcctttctgtgtcttacttatttcatttaacataatgttctgtaggttcatccatgttgtcacaaataagattttattcttttcattgctgaatagtgTTCTACTGTGTATATAaaccatattttccttatccattcatctgttactGAACACTTAGGTGGattccatttcttggctattgtgcaaagtgctgtgataaacaggggagtgcaaatatctttttgatatactaatttcgtctcttttgggtatacaccctgTAGTGGGTTTGCAAGATCATATATTACTTCTATTTCTAacttttgaggaaacttcatactgGTTTCCGCAATGGCTGTACAGGTGgtattaggttttctgtttctgattttgttggcttagcataatggcctccagtttgaTCCACtttgctacaaaagacatgatctaatttttttatagctgtgtagaATTCATGGCgtatatttatcacatttttaaaatccactctactattgatgggcttttgggttgattctatgccTTTGCTATAGTGAACACGGCTGcgataaatatacacatgcatgtgtctttatggtagaatgatttatattcctttgggtatatacccaatagtgagactgctgggtcaaataatAGTTCTGTTTTAATGATGATGTACTGCTGCTAATAGACTACTATCAAATGAGTAGTAATGATATGTCAGAAATTGTGTCAACTGAATTCCTGATATTAATTCCATTTTATGCCTAAGATAAGTTAgtgatataaatattattttccacattttaaaatgaagagattaAAATTCTGATTGATTTGTTCTTCAAATCAATCAAACActaattaaggaaaataaaaggggtttaaaatgatataaaaataatcattgttATGGCCCAAAATTCAGATAACAATAATTGTGAAATCCTGGTCCTGGGGATCAGAGAAAGGTAGAACAAAATCCAAATAATCATATAATATTACTAATAAAGCAGattctaaaagaaacaaaagatccattcacaaatatatatgcatagataCTTTATTCAGGGAGTGAAAGATAAATGACAATTGCAAAGGTGGTAGAAGCTCATGACCAGGtgacagacagacacagaacaCATCAACAGAATTGTCTGATGGTTCCCAGGGAGAGAGCTGCTGCTCTTTCTTCCGAAGCTCTGGGAGCTGGCACAGCTGAGGACTTCCTTTTCTTAGCTCCACCTGGACAGTGGCAGTATGGCAGCCTCAGAAAGGGAATCTTTTGCTGTCACAGATCATCACAGGCAGGCCACAGGTTAAGGAGAAAGAAGCTCCCTGTGCATCCATGGAAGGCTTTGGTGAGAAGATGCAAGTGGAGCTGTGGAACGAGGTGAGCCAATTATCCTTATCCTCTCATGCTCCTGATGAATCCTGAAGCTGTTACTTGCTCTTGGGTGGACACTTTGgctggcagggtggggaaggtgtCACAGGAGGATATTTCTGCTGGCActgctgaggtgggcagggctGTGGACACTTTGGTGATGGGCAGGGCTCAGGGCACTTCGGGGGTGGACATGGCTCTGGGCACTTTGGCGTGGGGCACACAGGAGGTGGCTGGCAGGGCTGCTTGCACTGCTGCTGTTGATAAGACATCCTGCTGGAGTCTCAGGATCTGAAAGAAATGATACAACAGTGTTTGTGGGAAGGGACTCCTCCAGAGAGAGAAGCTAATGCTTATGtaataccatgaaatattatttccCCATCTCcaagaaattatttaaactctTAACTGCCTTTTCAAGACTACTTCGTTTCTCCCTTCCACTTTAGCAAATTGCTTCATTGGCCCTGGGAAATCTTGTGTTTTCTCATacaatttttccaaagaaaatatctCTGTAGTAATGAACCAAGCAtgttatttctgtgaaaataacATCTTTAGGAAAGGCAGTGACAAGTTCAGATACCATGAGCAATCTCACAAGCCATTTCTCTTATCATTATCTGTAGTAAAGTCCCAGTGGGTTGACTTGAGCACAGAACAAAGGGCTGTTTGGGAAGGATTGCAGGCTCTTGGCACCTGTTAAGACACAAACCTTTGAAAAAGACACCAggaaaacatggggaaaaaatactttgttcttttttcttcttcaattcaAAGCTTTCCTATTAACTTCTCTGTCCGTATGGACACCTAACTGTATACAAGAAACAAGCTAAAATAGCATATCACTGTACTCTAAATCTAAATTTCCATCTACTAAGTAGAATCAAACCCATGGTTACAGAATTGTATCAACCAAACTTGCTGTTTTCAGATTAAATTCAATATTTCAGGTCACAAAGAACTGAGGAACTCAAGGACTCACACTCACCAGGTTCTCCAAAGCAGATCGGTGCTAGAGTACCAGGAGTTTAAGAGTTGTGCAGCAGGGAACCTCTTTATAGGACGTTCTGCCCCACCCAGTGGGAAGTGGAACTGCCTAAAACTGGGCTGGTCCAGCAATGTCCAAAGTAAAATGCAAATGTATCCATATCTGGCATGAGAGGCATTCTCAAACTAGGAAATATCCTGTTCTGGGATCTCCCCACTGGGTTAAGTGCTCATGAGTCACAGAGAACCTGCCTTAGATCTCAGTTTCAGTGACTTTCGTCAGAGAGATAATTGGAGGGATTCTCTAACCGGTTGTCAAGGGCTCTCTTTCTTGATTGGGAACAATGATCCCTTCCTATCTTACCTCCCCTGAGTCATAAAACTTCCTGTCCTGATCCACTCTAGCTGAATGCCATATTGTTGTACATGAACCCAACTCTACCTCTACTTTCCTCATACAGTTGGCCAATGTGCTAGAAGGAAGGAGAGACTTAACAAAGGCCTGAGCTAAGCTTTTTCTTTGCTAAGTTCCATGACAACAGGCATgtcacctctcctccctgggaTTATAAACAGGGGACAATAATACTTACCTCTGGGTTTGCAGGCTGACCACATTGTGCTATCTGCTGACCCTGTTCAAGACTGAAATTTTCTTTGCCACCTTTTTCTCAGATAAAACCTCAGATTTTTACCTATATTCCTTTCCTCTTTGAAGCTGTCTTCTGCACCACATTTGTAGCTTCTGCACCACATTCGTAGAGGCACTTGCATCCCAGGACAGATTTGAGAGTGAGATCTAGTCTCCACAGCACGTTTGCTACTTGGTGCCATCAAGGATGTGTACTACagcctttttatttataaaaagtaatgGAGAGAAGGAAACTAAAGTTACAAGTATTGACTCAAAATCTATGTATGGAACCATGCATATATGGTTCCCTGTGAACATCCTATAGAGAACAAGCTGCATAGACATTATCATATGTAAATAATTAGAAGTAGGTGTGCAGAGTGAGGAAGGTAAGAGCACTTAAAGTTTAACTCAAGGGGAAAATACAAACAAAGGGTAATCCAATATGTATTCTTCCTCTCTATTTCCAAACAGGTTTTAGATGTTTCtcagtgttttttaatttgtttgcatgttcttcctttgtcttttccaTAAACCTTCTAGTCCCACAAACTGCTAGATTATCAACTCATACCCAATGTATACCTGTCATCTGTCCATTTTGGTACATATTGTTCACTTAACACATATGTTGTCAATGCATTTAGTGATTGTCCTTTCACAACTTTTTTAAATGCTTCCTACAATCAGTGAGCCTTTCTAAGTACtgtatattaaacatttaaagtgaTGTTGCTACTGCTTCCTTATCTGGACCATTAATCGGGAAGCTTCCCAAGAACATGGTTTTATAAGTGaataagaagaaaggagaatgaggaagaggaaagacTCAAAATCACTGGAGCAGTCACCAACTGTGCTCCAGGAAGGGCAGAGTGTTGAATCAAGCCAGCATCACATCCCTCAGTTAAGTAGGTTAGGTTCCCAGAACAGCTGTTGCTCCTGTCAGTAAGGAAGAGCTTTTAGCCAAGATCACCACTGGCCAGGACACTACAGAAATAGAGCCATCATGTCAGCACCCTGAGGCCAGGTGATTACAAATGGTGTTCTCACCAAATGCTTCCTATAGACTATTACACATGCCACGCACTTCACCAGCCAAAGTAAAAGTCCTTTACTCAATAAATCACCCACTACTCCCCAAGAGCCTCACATCACATCTAAAACATAAATCCATAGAGAAATGTCTAATTTCTGCCATGCAAAATTGAAGAATTCGCTGCCAAATGAGATCACTGTGTGAGATAACACAGTTTGGGTCACAACCTGAGACTCCCCTTCTTAGGACACCCCACTCAAACAGGCTGCTTATCACAGCAGTGCAGGCACCAGAGTGGCAGCAGACCTAGTGCCCCCAGCATCTCAGACAGGCTGACTTTACAAGTTGACGTGGAGAACTGGAAACTCAGAGTTCCTCACAGACCAGCTACATGAGGAATGGCCATAACATGAAGAGGGACAGCTAATAGTCACAGTTTCCCCAAGTTAGGACATCCAGGCCCTGAGACATAGAGCGAGGcatacttcacacacacacacacacacacacacacacacacacacacccctcatgGGTCTTTATCATCTATCTTCATGTCTAAAGAGCTTAGCTTTATGTTCTTTAAGAGTCTGATAGCCTTAGGCTCATTCCTAATACTTCTACTTCCTGATTTTCTAGTAGATCATTAAGTATGAATTACTAGTACATAAAAATGAcaggaaagaacaaaaaatttattTGGTCTAATATTTGATGCAACATTTTATCTCATATTTTACTATGATACATTCCACTAAACCAAATAGTGCTAGCAAATgaagatttaaaattaaatatgtaaacaaataaagaaacaagaatCATGGCAAAATATTCTTCTTATGCTCAGAGAAATGGTAACTGTAAGCCCCCATGCATATCTgccttctgcttttatttctgaatGGAAGGCTTAGTCTCCATTGTCTTTCCATAATTCAATGTATCAGATAAAGATATAGTAGAATTCTGAAGATAATTAAGAAGGATGTTTTGAAAGAttacttaatattatttaaaacattaaattttactAAAAACTTATGTAAAGGATGATAACATTTTCATTAACATGTATTTGTTAAAAGTTAGGAAATATGTAAAACAACATAttaaatgtgattatatttggCTGGTATAATTACAGatgatgtttattttcttgttttacttttcaaaatattctccGAATGTTACCTATTATTGAGTGAGGAATCCTAAAATTCTAATTTGAAAAGCTGACAAGAGACAACCCTGTCCATTGTCCAATTAGTGAGAAAACGGTCTTCCTTCTTTCCAGCATTTTTGGCCAGACACTAAAGGTGGGGCTGGATGTAAGTAGCAGTTGTTTTATTGTGATAGCTCTACATCTGATCACATCACTACTAAAATCTGTCTTGAAGAAAACCCCAATAATAATCCCCATCCTCAtagcattcacacacacacacagaagccaCAGACACTCCATAGCCATATGTATCTATGAAACAGCTCACCAAAATTAGGAGATCATACTAGGTTAAAAAAATCGGAATGAGTTTGTCTACTATCCAGGAGCCACGTGGATAGAAAGCATAAATTGGCCATAATATGATGAAATTGGAAGAAATGGGCGATCAGTAGGACAGGTAGTAACTATAATAGAAcatagtgataataatagtacctaccacTAATTGTCATGAGAAAACAACTAAAGCAGAGACTGCAtttaaagtacttagcacaggcTACAGATAGTGCTCAAAATGCTAAAGTAACACATTGTTAACgaaagaga
Protein-coding regions in this window:
- the SPRR2D gene encoding small proline-rich protein 2D is translated as MSYQQQQCKQPCQPPPVCPTPKCPEPCPPPKCPEPCPSPKCPQPCPPQQCQQKYPPVTPSPPCQPKCPPKSK